The nucleotide sequence ACCTGACCCTGCCCCTTGGATCACAAatgggaactgaggcccaggatgGAGAAAAGATTTACCCCGGGTCGTGGAACCTCGGCAGGCAgacccccagcccagggccccctGCTCCCCCTCTGAAGGTGTGTTGCTGAAAGAAaccacacaccccacacacagcaGTTCAAAAGAAAACAAGTCCTGGGGGCGGCCCTGGGAGGTGTCTGAGCGGTGCTCAGCACAGCAGCACTTGCCGGCTATCACTCCACGGCCACACTTTTCCCTTTGCCGGAGCAAGGCCCGAATCTGAGCGGGGGTCCTCCCCAGCCTCTCCACCAGCAGCTCCTTCCAGGCTGCGTCTTCACAGTCCCTGTGAGCAATGTGGATGGCGATGGTTCAGTCCCGAGGGCTGTGCAGCAGGGGATGCCAACGCGTCTCCATGGTCTTGACCCCATTTAAGACAAAACCTGCATAGGGCTGCCGGAAGGAGAGGCAGCTGAACTTCATCTCCCCAGAGCTCCTTGGGCCTCATGTGGCCTGTGGAAATGCAGAACAATGAACATCAACAAACATTGCAGATCAGCACTCCAAGCTCACTGCTACCTGGAGTTTATTTTGGCCAATTGTAAGCAAGGGCTCGATTTTAAAGGGATGAAAATAGGCAGTTTGAATGGAAGGGCAGCtgcaaaagaggaaaggaggccGTCTTTGATGGGAATTCTGGGAGCTTTGAGTTAGGTGCCCCTGGCTGGGGAAGACCCCACACTGAAATGGAATAATACAGCCTCAGGGAGGGAACCGTGCAGAGCAGCAACTGGGGCTGAGTTTCTAGTCAGTTTCCAATTAAGCTGCAAATTCTCTGAGACGTCACGGAAACCAAAAATTTCCAGAGGAGAGAGTGGTAGGAGCCAGGGTCAAAATCATCCTGGAAATGACTACTGGCCAGTAAAGATCCAGTATGCGCCCGTGTCCACGTGTTCAGGCCCGTTCAGCAATGTGGACGGTAGCAGAGACTCCCAGGCTAAGACTGTGCTGTGGAGTGAAGAGGGCAATCTCTCCCTGCTGAGACCTGGAGGATAATGTGAAAATTAGACGTGACCTTGGATTTGAAGCacctgccacatagtaggtggGCACATGCAAAAAGTGGAGAATGTCGGGGCAAATTTGACTTTCTCAGAAACCCCTCCCACAAATGAAGGGGATTTTGTCGTAATAAATTATAACAGCTGCTTTTTGTTGAGCATCTATTACGCGACGGTAGTACGTGTTGGAGAGACGTCAAGGGCTCCCCCACACCTcgtcttcctctcctccctggacTAATGGGGAAACTGCACTGCCAGTCCTCTTGTGCTCAGGAAGGGTCCTATGAGGACTCTTTGCTGCTGATAGCAGCAGGTGCGTTGTCTGCCACAGCCTTCTCTATAGAAGGCACCACAGGGGTTGTGGATTAATTCTCAAGCTGTGACAACACAGGACACTGACCACGCTGTTTCTCCACCCAGGGACTTAAGCCATGCACTTTAGACCCTTAGAGGTGAGATGCCAGATTCCGTGCCTTCGGGGCCCTGGGCAGGGGTGAAGATGTTCAAAACAGGATCTGCCCCACAGGAGGCTGGCTTCAGGAATTCCTCCTGCCACCTGCTCCCTTAGACCCCTGTGCTACACCCCTCACTCCCCTCAGGACTGTGATGCATCTCTCTTAGGAGGCCAGCAGCCTGCTGCCGAATGACCCTGTAGGGATTGAGGGTGtcctcctcctggggctcagCCTTGTGCCTCCATCAGCCCTGCTGTCCACTCTGCCCACTCTCTCCCCAACCTGGCCTCCTGGGTCTGCCCAGCGTGGGGCTTTGTCCCGCCTGTCCCCCTATTGACAACCGCTCAGTCCCCGGGGCCGATGTTCTTGTGCACATATCTGACTTTGGAGGTCCCCAGATAAGAATCCTCTTTCAGCGCAGCTGAAGTTCAGGGAGAGCTGGCAGGACATGATGTAGCCTTTTGCTGAGTCTCCTAATGGCTGGTAAGTAATAATCACTGCCATGTGGGTGTGAGCCAAATCACTATGATTATAagtcattttcaaataattccCTATGTAATGCCAAAGGTTTGATTAAGATGATGGCCTGGTCAGGGTCACTATGAGGTTTTGCTTTCTGAGGCTGAGCCAGAGGGAGGAGTGTCTTCTCAGACACTCACAGAGCCAGCTAGGACCTTGGTGTCCCCAAACAGAGAGTTTGAGCAGACGAAAGTTTCTAGCAGATGGCAGGCATGGTCACCAGGATGCTCCCCAGGACCCAGACACCCCTAGACTCAAAGGTGTATTTGGAAAGGAGCCGGGCAGGAGAGGGCTTTGGGTTCCCAGGAGGCAGGCTGTGAAGAGGGTCAGCTCCCAGGAGAGGTGGAAGGAGGAGGACCCTCCAGATCACATCTGAACTCCCCCAGGGGAGGGACGTGGCAGCAGATGCGGCTACAGGTGAGCTGGATCCCCGGACCACATCATGAAGTGGGTGCTCATGGGACAAGTCCCAGGACCAGACCCCTGTGGGGCACTCCAGAATGGAAGCAGGGACCCCGCGTGTCCGTTCTTGGAGGGAACTGACTGGTGTGGGACAGCGCTCGCCCAGGGCAGCCATGGACCACAGGGCTGCAGCAGCCGGGATGCACCAAGTGCCTCACAGGGTGCGTCAGGGAGGCATTTCCAGGGTGCAGCGTCCTCCACAGCAGGCTCTGTGTGGGCACATGACACCGGGTCCCCAGCCAGTCCAGAATAGGGCAGGGCAGAGCACACAGCAGCTCCCCTGCCCATCAGCAGGAAGGTTCTGACATCCTCTCTGATGCCCTGAGCCTGCCCCCTGAGGGGCTTGTGTGAGGCATCTCAGCCATGGTCCTGCTTCTCTAAGAAGCCCCCATTCCCCAGCCGTGGCTGAAGCCTGCTCAGAACTCCAGCCTCCTTGGCAAGTGGCTGACCTCCTCCCTGGCTCTCACCTGCCCTCCTCTGTGGCAAATATCACTGGCCGCTGCCCCAGGGCCCTTCGTGAGCAAGTACGGCGTCCCAGGCCTCTGCCTGTTCTCGGTCCCTGAGCCGGGGCTGGGCACAGGAATAGGGCTGGTCTGATGGCAGATGAAGGGTGTGATGCCAAGGGACAGCCACAAGACAGCATCAGGGGGCAAAGCCATGTCTGCCCAGTACTCAGACGAAGGGGCTGTTCAAAGGGCTCCACAGACACTTAACCAGTGTGCATGCATGAGAGTCTCCAGCCCCGTGGACTCTGTGCATTGGACTGCTGCCCTGCCATGTGCCTGACGTCCAGCCTGCCCGCAGGAGTGAGCCTTCAGGAAAATATCGAGCCCCAAACCAGCTGGGAGAGAAGGGGAGCAGACTGGGCAGGTGACTGGGAGAGCATGGCCCATGCCTGAAAATAGGAGCAGCCTTCAAAGGGCCGCACTTCCAACATCCACGTCCCAGTATAACCTTCTCTATCCTCACACCCTCCGTCCTAGACCCCGCCTCTCTCCTAGGCCCCCATCTCCATGTCAGGAGAAATGGCAACCCGATGAGGCTAGGAGAGGCCCTGTAGGCAGGGTCCAGTGTCAGGCTCTCCTTGCCACCACTGCTTGGCCTCCTTGCAGTCCCTAAATTATGTGGCATGAAGCGTCACACATGAGGTCACCAGGGAGGACCGCTGGAACCCCTTTGATTGTGGGGGAGACAGCTCAGGCCAGTGCAGGGACAGGGCTTTGCACCCGTGGAAAGCTCAGCTTGAATATGAGCTCTGCTGCTCATAAGCCGAGCGAATCACGTAAACTCTCTGCGCCTCAATTTCTTGATCTGTAGGATGGGCGCAGCACCAGCACAAGCTCAAAGCGTTGGTGTGAGTTTATACACGATGTGACCTTCTTGTAAGATGCCCAAGTTAGCTGGTCAGTAGACGTAGGTCTTGTCACTGTGTGTCTAAGATGTACCTTCCCCCCACCTTGTGACAACTCTCAACCAGTATATGTCTTTTGGCCCCTGTGTACACTGATTGAGGTGGCCTTCCTTTCTGGCTGAAAATCTGCTATTGAGGATGGTCCATCTGACATGTCAGAACCGGGCAAACATGCTATAACTTGCTCTAGAGGCGGCCGGGGGGATGGTCAGCACTCCTGGGCTGGGACAGAGAGAAGACACTGGGCTGTGGGAGTTGGCCCTGGGGAGGCATCAAGACCTCCTCCAGGCCCACCTCCTGCTCGAAACTCTGCACCCCAAAGTTCTGCGAGGGAGGGTCCTCCTGGTGGATGGATGCCCTGAATGCTGAAAGGAACGCATTACCTCGGGCCTGCCCCCAGCTCCCATCTGCACGGTTACTTGGAGCCCTGGAGCCACCTTCCCAATTCTCCCCCAAAGCACAGCACGAACGTGGAGGGTCTGCCCTCCACGTGGTCATTTTGAAACCATTGTGCTCACACAAGCTCTTTCAAGGTGTGAAACATTTTGAGCTCCTAATTGCCAGCCCTAAACTTCCTTTTGCTGTGATGTttccaatttccttttctgtgtttccTCCTAGAAAGCAGCCAGAAAAGGGACGACGTCCCCAGGACAGGAGTATGTGCACATGATGCTCTGGAAGCTGCTGCCAATGCTTTGGGTAAGACCCTCAAAAGTTAGTCAGCCTGGCTGTGCCTTTTCCCCGCTTGACCCAAGTGATCTGCAGGCTTGCAATGTCGCTTGAAAGACCTAAAAACCCTCAGCATGTCAATGACCTCTGAGAATCTGGGAGGAAAATGGGCGGAAGACCGGTGACACTGGGTGTCAGGTAGACGGGTGCAAGACACGATTATCTACTGTTTACATGTTTGAGATTTTCTGGAATACAaagcttttatcataaatatgcCATTCCATTTGATATCCTAGCTAAAATGGACCATTAAAAATGACCAAATGGATCcacagaaaaaatggaaaaccaaAGTAGTATGATAGAAACTGAAACTGTATTTAAGCTCAAGCTGCCCTCAAGCATTCCAGGATGGGGCAGTTTTGGAGGCCAGTTCTACCAAACGGTCAGGGAGAACTCGTTATCATTTATGTAAACTCTTTCAAACCATAGAAAATACAAGCAATTGTTCAACTCATTTTCCCAAGCAAATTCCCCTTGATTTAAACACTGGAGGAGGACCCCACCATGAAAAGAACACTTAGGACAAAATCACTCACATAGCAGCAGCtattctaaataaatgaatagcatAATCAACATAGTAGAGAATTAAATGGACAAACAGGCTGTGTCCAATGAATGAAAATATGATTTAACAGTagaaaacactttcaattgtaatTCCCTACAAATTAGCAGGGATAAGAAGGAGAAAGCCTTTGATCCCATCAATGGGTACAGAAAAATCCTTTGAATGAAATTCAACACAAGTGCGTGGAAAAAAACTTCCAGCAGAAGAAGATTAGAAGGGGAATTCGCTTTCCTGAAAGCAACAGAAAACACGCTGAAGTGTGCAATGCTGGAAGCACTCTTGTCAGAGACAAGTCACAGATACATGATGTCACCTCTCCTTTCTGAAGCCACACTGGAACACAAAGCCAGAGCCATGGGTGTCCAAATAAGTGTCAGGTATGAGCATCGAAAAGAAAGAGTTTCTATTGGGTGTGAGAAGATCATCACCTTTCTAGAAAATTGAGAGGAATGGGAACATTGAATATTCAAGCGAAAAACAGACTTCAGGAAAAGAGTGGATGGCAGATCACGACTATAGGAAAATCAAGAGCCTTGCCACAACACAGCAAAAACTATTTAGCATGTGCAGTAACAGAAAATCTCCATTCACGACAGCAACAAGATCCAAAATTTAACTAAGAAGCCAAACGAAAACACACAAGATCTTTATGAACTCAGTGATACAAGTTTACTGATCAATTCAGGTAGACGAAGTCCTCCCAGAGGGAGCAGTATGCTATGTTCCTCGAGGACAGAATAGCGCAAAGTTGTCAGTTCTGCTTGAAAGGCTGTAGGGACCAAGATGACAATCAAGCTCGGACTTCTGTCTTCCACTCCCAAAATCAACCCTGGGAAGCCACAGAATGGAGAATg is from Equus asinus isolate D_3611 breed Donkey chromosome X, EquAss-T2T_v2, whole genome shotgun sequence and encodes:
- the EOLA2 gene encoding LOW QUALITY PROTEIN: protein EOLA1 (The sequence of the model RefSeq protein was modified relative to this genomic sequence to represent the inferred CDS: substituted 1 base at 1 genomic stop codon), encoding MKFSCLSFRQPYAGFVLNGVKTMETRWHPLLHSPRDXTIAIHIAHRDCEDAAWKELLVERLGRTPAQIRALLRQREKCGRGVIAGLVDIGETLQGPENLAPDEVVELENQAVLTNLKQKFLTVLPNPRWLLEPIPRRGRKDVFQVDLPEHLIPLGQEA